A stretch of the Ipomoea triloba cultivar NCNSP0323 chromosome 16, ASM357664v1 genome encodes the following:
- the LOC116007875 gene encoding LEAF RUST 10 DISEASE-RESISTANCE LOCUS RECEPTOR-LIKE PROTEIN KINASE-like 2.4: MDDFNDILHQDEKRGGNPQPMRLIKGFRDAVEPSELRDYSFDGYQFTWERSKGTPHWIEAKLDRGYGFVYKGKLANGTFVAVKLLKELNGSGEEFINEVASISRTSHVNIVTLLGFCVEGDKRALLYEFMPNGSLESFIYDGKLRSDRQLEWLTLYKITIGIARGLEYLHRGCRTKILHFDIKPHNILLDEDFCPKISDFGLAKLHTTKESFVSITGARGTIGYVAPEVACRNFGAVSHKADVYSYGMMVLEIVSGRKNVEHDVDRNSEIYFPHWIYRQIELDKELFVVCLS, translated from the exons ATGGATGACTTCAATGACATCCTTCACCAAGACGAGAAACGTGGAGGGAACCCCCAGCCTATGAGACTGATCAAAGGTTTCCGCGATGCTGTTGAGCCAAGCGAACTTAGGGATTATAGCTTTGATGGCTACCAATTCACTTGGGAACGATCGAAGGGAACTCCACACTGGATCGAGGCAAAATTGGACC GAGGCTATGGTTTTGTCTACAAAGGAAAGCTGGCAAATGGAACTTTTGTTGCAGTCAAGTTACTAAAGGAATTAAACGGTAGTGGGGAAGAGTTTATAAATGAAGTAGCAAGCATTAGCAGAACTTCTCATGTTAATATTGTAACATTGTTAGGATTCTGTGTTGAGGGTGACAAAAGAGCTTTGCTTTATGAATTCATGCCTAATGGATCGCTTGAAAGCTTCATTTATGATGGAAAATTGAGGAGTGATCGTCAATTAGAGTGGTTAACATTGTATAAAATCACAATTGGCATTGCTAGGGGACTAGAATACCTACACCGTGGATGTAGGACAAAAATTTTACACTTTGATATAAAGCCACATAATATTCTTCTAGATGAAGACTTTTGCCCAAAAATCTCAGACTTCGGTCTTGCAAAACTACACACAACAAAGGAGAGTTTTGTGTCAATAACTGGTGCACGGGGAACAATTGGATATGTTGCTCCAGAAGTTGCGTGCAGAAACTTTGGAGCGGTTTCTCATAAGGCTGATGTGTATAGTTATGGGATGATGGTACTGGAGATTGTCAGTGGTAGAAAGAATGTTGAGCATGATGTGGATCGCAATAGTGAAATCTATTTTCCGCATTGGATTTATCGCCAGATTGAACTTGATaaaga GTTGTTTGTTGTTTGCTTGTCGTGA